A region from the Candidatus Paceibacterota bacterium genome encodes:
- a CDS encoding UDP-N-acetylglucosamine--N-acetylmuramyl-(pentapeptide) pyrophosphoryl-undecaprenol N-acetylglucosamine transferase: MKIVLTGGGTGGHFYPLIAVAEEVQRIAKEKKLLTPQLYFMSPHPYDEGILYEHGIRFIKIPGGKVRQYFSIRNFFDVFVTAYGVIKALWDMLVLYPDAVFSKGGYGSFPTLIAARFYRIPIIVHESDTVPGKVNLWSGKIAYRIAVSYPEAAQYFPKDKVAVLGNPVRPSISIASKDTGKEYFGIPAARKTVLVLGGSQGAKIINEAILEALPDLAKEYSVIHQTGTANFEEIKNTSSVVVSDPSILANYKPFPNLDPLHLKMAAGAADVIITRAGSTLFEIALWETPAIVIPITKSNGDHQKKNAFAYARAGAGLVIEENNLTPHVLVSEVRRIVETPAISDSMKAAAKSFAKPDAAAKVAEALLAIGLTHETE, from the coding sequence ATGAAAATCGTTCTGACAGGAGGGGGAACTGGTGGCCACTTTTACCCACTGATTGCTGTAGCTGAAGAAGTGCAACGGATCGCCAAAGAAAAGAAACTCCTCACACCTCAGTTGTACTTTATGTCGCCCCATCCATACGACGAGGGCATCCTCTATGAACACGGAATTCGGTTTATTAAAATTCCTGGCGGAAAAGTACGTCAGTATTTCTCAATCAGAAACTTTTTTGATGTGTTTGTAACTGCATATGGTGTTATTAAGGCATTATGGGATATGTTGGTCCTGTATCCTGATGCGGTATTTTCAAAAGGTGGGTATGGTAGTTTTCCAACACTCATCGCTGCCCGCTTTTATCGCATTCCAATCATTGTCCATGAATCAGATACGGTTCCGGGAAAAGTGAACCTGTGGTCTGGAAAGATTGCATATCGAATTGCTGTTTCATATCCTGAAGCTGCACAATATTTTCCTAAAGATAAAGTTGCTGTGCTTGGAAACCCGGTTCGACCATCTATCTCCATCGCATCAAAAGACACTGGAAAGGAGTATTTTGGCATCCCAGCCGCACGAAAGACTGTACTTGTCCTTGGAGGCTCACAAGGAGCAAAAATCATTAACGAAGCCATTCTAGAAGCTTTGCCTGATCTTGCAAAAGAGTATTCGGTCATCCACCAAACTGGTACGGCAAACTTTGAGGAAATTAAAAACACTTCCTCTGTGGTCGTTTCGGATCCAAGTATTCTTGCAAACTATAAGCCATTTCCAAACCTCGACCCACTACACTTAAAAATGGCAGCGGGAGCAGCGGACGTGATCATCACTCGAGCAGGATCAACCCTCTTTGAAATTGCACTGTGGGAAACTCCAGCGATTGTCATTCCAATTACTAAATCAAATGGTGACCACCAAAAGAAAAACGCTTTTGCGTATGCAAGAGCTGGCGCAGGATTAGTCATTGAAGAAAATAACTTAACTCCACACGTTCTCGTCTCAGAAGTTCGGAGAATTGTTGAGACTCCTGCAATTTCAGACAGCATGAAAGCAGCAGCAAAAAGCTTTGCGAAGCCTGACGCTGCTGCAAAAGTTGCGGAAGCCTTGCTTGCTATTGGTCTAACCCACGAAACAGAATAA
- a CDS encoding MauE/DoxX family redox-associated membrane protein: protein MRQKLKSLFFMTFPILIGLLLFGVALYKASHLEEFGRSVAELPLITSETLPILTIGVPMVEGFLGILILITPAHRGVLVGIPTSALFLVFITFHFWRIYAGLITPCSCGIPLFGIPPEYQSHAMIIFCTIVLNLCQLWWWFKETPPSKSTTKERGTQKGLYEGAV, encoded by the coding sequence TTGAGACAGAAACTCAAGTCTCTCTTCTTCATGACATTCCCAATCCTGATTGGATTATTACTATTTGGTGTTGCTTTATACAAAGCATCCCACCTAGAAGAATTCGGTCGGTCGGTCGCTGAATTACCCCTCATTACAAGTGAGACCTTACCAATCTTAACGATTGGAGTCCCAATGGTTGAAGGGTTTCTCGGGATACTGATTCTCATAACTCCCGCTCACAGGGGAGTGTTAGTCGGTATACCGACCAGCGCACTGTTTCTTGTATTCATTACGTTTCACTTTTGGAGGATTTACGCCGGACTTATAACACCGTGCAGCTGTGGAATTCCATTGTTTGGCATTCCACCAGAATACCAATCGCATGCGATGATCATCTTCTGCACTATTGTTTTGAACCTCTGCCAACTGTGGTGGTGGTTCAAAGAAACACCACCCTCAAAGAGCACCACGAAAGAACGTGGTACTCAGAAAGGTCTCTATGAAGGTGCGGTGTAA
- a CDS encoding glutamate--tRNA ligase family protein has protein sequence MSDTKIVTRFAPSPTGLLHVGSVRTMLFNYLYAKKHGGKFILRIEDTDKERSKKEHEEYIYESMKWLNIEADETYVQSERTDIYISYIDKLIAEGKAYTSKEKNEETGVERELIRFRNPKTKVTFNDIIRGDISFETEELGDFIIARTRTEPLYHFVVVVDDFEMGVTHVIRGEDHISNTPRQILIQEAIGAPRPAYAHLPLILAEDRSKLSKRKHGELVATLHYRDNGYIADAFVNFLCLLGWNPGTDQEHFTREDLINQFTLERINKAGAIFDVTKLRHVNKEHMLKLNPAVLEHTLRSWIEKGSMVRGMTIASDQYGPIAGILKDHISVFGDVVEEFSSGEFDFLLSDDASPAYKLDVASIPWKKSTPEKAIEHLTFAEKSLGELPDRAFTAEYVKSSLWPYAEEHGKGDVLWPIRYSLSGKQSSPDPVTLITLLGKTEVLKRIRNAITKLGA, from the coding sequence ATGTCTGACACAAAAATAGTAACGAGGTTCGCACCAAGCCCCACAGGATTACTCCACGTGGGTTCGGTCCGTACCATGCTCTTTAACTACCTCTATGCAAAAAAGCATGGGGGCAAGTTTATTCTTCGCATCGAAGACACTGACAAAGAACGCTCAAAAAAAGAACACGAGGAATACATCTACGAGAGCATGAAATGGCTCAATATTGAAGCCGACGAGACATACGTACAATCAGAACGTACTGACATTTACATAAGCTATATTGATAAATTAATTGCAGAAGGGAAGGCGTACACATCAAAAGAAAAAAACGAGGAAACAGGAGTTGAACGAGAATTGATCCGATTCAGAAACCCTAAAACAAAAGTCACCTTCAATGACATCATTCGAGGAGATATTTCATTTGAGACAGAAGAACTTGGAGATTTCATCATTGCTCGTACCCGAACAGAACCGTTGTATCACTTTGTAGTTGTAGTTGATGACTTTGAAATGGGCGTAACACACGTCATCCGTGGGGAAGACCATATATCAAACACTCCCCGACAAATCCTCATTCAAGAAGCAATCGGAGCACCTCGACCTGCATACGCTCACTTGCCACTCATTCTTGCTGAAGACCGGTCAAAGCTTTCGAAGCGAAAGCATGGGGAACTTGTTGCAACCCTGCACTATCGTGACAATGGATACATTGCTGACGCCTTTGTTAACTTCCTCTGTTTACTTGGTTGGAACCCAGGAACAGACCAGGAACACTTCACCCGCGAAGACCTTATTAACCAGTTTACACTCGAGCGCATTAACAAAGCAGGTGCAATTTTTGATGTCACAAAACTTCGCCACGTAAACAAAGAACACATGCTCAAACTGAATCCAGCTGTCCTTGAACACACACTTAGAAGTTGGATTGAGAAAGGCTCAATGGTCCGTGGCATGACTATTGCATCAGATCAGTACGGTCCAATTGCAGGAATACTTAAAGACCACATTTCAGTATTCGGAGATGTTGTTGAGGAATTCTCAAGCGGAGAATTCGACTTCTTACTTTCAGATGATGCCTCTCCTGCATATAAACTCGACGTGGCTTCAATCCCATGGAAAAAATCTACACCTGAAAAAGCAATCGAACACCTTACGTTTGCTGAGAAATCTCTCGGTGAATTACCCGATAGAGCTTTTACTGCCGAGTACGTAAAATCATCACTCTGGCCGTATGCAGAAGAGCACGGAAAAGGAGATGTTCTCTGGCCAATCAGGTACAGTCTTTCCGGAAAACAAAGTTCACCTGACCCCGTCACGCTAATCACGCTGCTTGGAAAAACAGAAGTCTTAAAAAGAATACGTAATGCAATTACAAAACTTGGAGCATAA
- the rplI gene encoding 50S ribosomal protein L9: MKVILLKDVPRYGQKHTIKDAKDGYALNFLIPQGLAVIATPEVLEKMKADDSARLAAQKAEDAVLVGVIRTLQKEPPVLHVATNEKGSLFKAIHVKEIAEQIVVQTGKKIPESALKLEKPIKEAGDHKVEVKIGDETLIFKVNIVKQ, translated from the coding sequence ATGAAAGTTATTCTTCTGAAAGATGTGCCTCGATACGGACAGAAACACACCATTAAGGACGCAAAGGATGGATACGCACTCAACTTCCTCATTCCACAAGGACTAGCGGTTATCGCTACTCCTGAGGTACTTGAAAAGATGAAAGCAGACGACTCTGCTCGCCTGGCTGCGCAAAAGGCAGAGGATGCAGTCCTAGTTGGAGTCATCAGGACACTCCAAAAGGAGCCTCCAGTATTACACGTTGCAACAAACGAGAAGGGTAGCTTATTTAAGGCGATCCATGTTAAGGAAATTGCTGAGCAGATTGTAGTCCAGACTGGAAAGAAAATTCCTGAGTCAGCACTGAAGCTGGAAAAGCCAATCAAGGAAGCAGGGGATCACAAGGTAGAAGTGAAGATTGGGGATGAGACACTTATCTTTAAGGTTAATATTGTTAAGCAGTAG
- a CDS encoding FtsW/RodA/SpoVE family cell cycle protein produces MARSVTKAVQKKGADKGLFFLVIGLVVVGYIIFFSASLGLLGRDETTIGGIALKQAVVGILGGAVALFVCSIIPTDHIRRFSPWIFIGAIFVNMLIFIPGMSISAGGATRWLDLGFISFQPGEMLKFAAVLFYAALLRRNRDEMDTFKGGLLPLLAIGGITTGILLLQRDTDPIIGLALVLMFFVSGGRWKDLIIVALIACVGIGGLLYTRPYVLDRVKIFIDPSQDSLGSGYQVQQSLIAIGNGGFWGQGFGQSVQKFKYLPEPVGDSIFAVAGEEFGFAGAASLVILYLVLSVRLSTLASRTRDAFGRAVIIGFLTLIVGQSFMNIGAMVSILPLTGVPLAFISHGGTALLFALAEIGIILGISKGKSSSSAA; encoded by the coding sequence ATGGCCCGTTCAGTAACAAAGGCAGTACAGAAGAAAGGAGCCGATAAAGGCTTGTTCTTTTTAGTTATCGGACTTGTTGTTGTTGGCTATATTATTTTCTTTTCTGCATCACTTGGACTCCTTGGGCGCGACGAAACAACCATTGGTGGCATCGCACTGAAACAAGCAGTTGTGGGTATCCTCGGTGGGGCAGTAGCACTCTTTGTCTGTTCAATTATTCCCACAGACCACATTAGGAGGTTTTCGCCTTGGATATTCATCGGAGCGATTTTTGTAAACATGCTCATATTTATTCCTGGTATGTCTATTAGCGCTGGAGGTGCAACACGTTGGCTTGATTTGGGTTTTATCTCATTCCAGCCAGGAGAAATGCTCAAGTTTGCAGCTGTCTTGTTTTATGCAGCACTCCTTCGTCGTAACCGTGACGAAATGGATACATTTAAAGGAGGATTACTACCACTCCTTGCAATTGGAGGCATTACAACCGGCATACTTCTTCTCCAGCGAGACACGGACCCAATTATTGGACTTGCACTAGTCCTCATGTTTTTCGTCTCAGGTGGTCGTTGGAAAGATCTTATAATCGTTGCACTAATCGCTTGTGTTGGTATTGGAGGATTGTTATATACCCGTCCGTATGTTTTGGATCGTGTAAAAATATTTATTGACCCATCACAAGACTCACTTGGTTCCGGATACCAAGTACAGCAATCACTGATTGCCATTGGTAACGGAGGATTTTGGGGCCAAGGATTTGGCCAAAGCGTACAAAAGTTTAAATATCTTCCAGAGCCTGTCGGAGACTCGATATTTGCTGTTGCGGGAGAAGAATTTGGCTTTGCTGGGGCAGCATCCTTGGTAATTCTATATCTGGTACTTTCTGTTCGACTTTCAACACTTGCGTCACGCACAAGAGATGCTTTTGGAAGAGCTGTCATTATCGGCTTCTTAACCCTGATTGTCGGCCAGTCATTTATGAATATTGGGGCTATGGTCAGCATTTTGCCACTAACCGGAGTACCACTTGCATTCATCAGCCACGGAGGAACAGCCCTTCTATTTGCTCTGGCTGAAATCGGCATTATATTAGGCATTTCTAAGGGGAAATCGTCGAGTTCTGCCGCATAG
- a CDS encoding serine hydrolase, whose translation MPSRIRNKIRNQKLKFPKTIIDSAFVLGLIIAPAIIFASEKVGGMDRLAGAFGSQANIQNIQTVSQEPEIQGPETIIYVAPIQDIAEQTPVDPTPLPNIVVENQEPHSPIIPKKEIVTEAPTKPTDPFSSITLRAASAIVFDVEHDKVIFEKNADTSRPLASITKVVTALVAAEEAKRAEEAGIPVQLAIRAEDLAQDGDSGLLQGELWNVDKLSDLTLVVSSNDGAEALTQVAGDRGTFIQHMNELVSRLKLSSMSFFNPSGLDESTSRAGGYGSARDVATLFTHVVRSKDPILDATRYKTFSVASDTAAHDVKNTNAAIGSIPGLIASKTGYSDLAGGNLAVAFDAGIGRIVVAVVLGSTYSGRFDDMRALVDAVLRTRGESVESGI comes from the coding sequence TGTCTTGGGATTAATTATCGCTCCCGCAATTATCTTTGCATCTGAAAAAGTTGGTGGTATGGATAGGCTCGCTGGAGCATTTGGTTCACAAGCGAATATTCAAAATATTCAAACAGTATCTCAAGAACCTGAGATACAAGGACCAGAGACAATTATATACGTAGCTCCAATACAAGACATTGCGGAACAAACCCCGGTTGATCCAACACCTCTTCCAAATATTGTTGTCGAGAATCAGGAACCACATTCTCCTATAATTCCCAAAAAGGAAATTGTTACAGAGGCACCCACAAAACCAACAGATCCATTTTCCAGTATCACCCTACGTGCCGCTTCAGCAATTGTCTTTGATGTTGAGCACGACAAAGTAATATTTGAAAAAAACGCAGATACATCACGACCACTTGCGTCGATTACAAAAGTAGTTACTGCACTCGTTGCAGCTGAAGAAGCCAAGCGTGCAGAGGAAGCGGGTATTCCGGTACAACTTGCAATCCGTGCCGAAGACTTAGCACAAGATGGTGATAGTGGATTACTCCAAGGAGAATTATGGAATGTGGATAAATTGAGTGATTTAACACTCGTTGTTTCATCAAACGATGGTGCTGAGGCTCTTACACAAGTAGCGGGAGATAGGGGGACGTTTATTCAGCATATGAATGAATTAGTTTCGCGACTCAAGCTCTCATCAATGAGTTTTTTCAATCCATCAGGACTCGATGAATCTACCAGTCGTGCGGGTGGCTACGGAAGTGCCCGAGATGTCGCAACATTATTCACTCACGTAGTTCGGTCAAAGGATCCGATTTTAGACGCAACTCGATACAAGACATTCTCTGTGGCAAGCGACACAGCTGCACATGATGTGAAAAACACAAACGCTGCCATTGGCTCAATTCCTGGCCTAATCGCCTCAAAAACAGGCTACAGTGACCTTGCTGGAGGAAACTTGGCAGTTGCATTTGATGCTGGAATCGGAAGGATAGTTGTTGCAGTAGTGCTTGGTTCTACATATAGCGGCAGATTTGATGATATGCGTGCGCTCGTCGATGCGGTACTTCGCACGAGGGGTGAGTCAGTAGAATCAGGTATATAG
- a CDS encoding peptidoglycan DD-metalloendopeptidase family protein — protein MQLQNLEHKKALSTLLVTAIFVGLFCVAHVFLAETSHAQTAVDQAKVKELEREIKARNEALAELEEEISKYQGQLTETSQRARTLQNTVNELNASINKLTKETQKTLTNIDKTNLTIEKLTIDIKTKEQIIGEHRRALRDIIFQSSQQQSQSLMETILKDTSLAAAFQAIDTGRQVQNSIQQNLDLIYDTKRSLEGSVNEKESEKVSLQKYKDQLLDQRKLAESSKGEKSKVLSQTKSEESEYQRLLNQKIAARKAFESELAQLEAALKIAIDPASIPQNGDKVLSWPVASVRITQQFGDTEFSRSNPFVYSGRGHNGIDLAASIGTPIKSAAAGTVIGTGDTDTACPGGSYGKWVMIEHSSGLSTLYAHLSMIKVAPGQAVSNGGLIGYSGNTGYSTGPHLHFTVYASQGVKIQSRPSTACGGKVYTMPIADLKAYLNPLLYINQ, from the coding sequence ATGCAATTACAAAACTTGGAGCATAAAAAGGCGCTTTCAACTCTTTTAGTAACAGCAATCTTTGTTGGTCTTTTTTGTGTTGCACACGTATTTCTTGCGGAAACTTCGCACGCACAAACTGCAGTTGATCAAGCGAAAGTGAAAGAGCTGGAGCGAGAGATCAAGGCACGTAACGAAGCACTTGCTGAACTTGAAGAGGAAATTAGTAAGTATCAAGGACAACTTACCGAAACATCACAGCGTGCTCGCACACTACAAAATACGGTTAACGAGCTTAATGCGTCAATCAATAAACTAACCAAAGAAACTCAAAAGACTCTTACAAATATCGACAAGACAAACTTAACGATTGAGAAGTTAACAATTGATATCAAGACCAAGGAGCAGATTATCGGCGAACACAGACGGGCGCTCCGAGACATTATTTTCCAGTCGAGCCAACAGCAGTCTCAGTCGTTAATGGAGACAATACTTAAAGATACATCACTTGCTGCAGCATTTCAGGCAATTGATACAGGTCGCCAAGTACAAAACTCTATTCAACAAAACCTTGACCTAATTTATGATACAAAGCGATCACTTGAAGGATCGGTAAATGAGAAGGAGAGTGAGAAAGTATCTCTTCAAAAATATAAAGATCAACTACTCGACCAGCGCAAACTTGCCGAATCAAGCAAGGGTGAAAAAAGCAAAGTCCTCTCACAAACAAAAAGTGAAGAGAGCGAGTATCAACGTCTCTTGAACCAAAAGATTGCAGCGAGAAAAGCATTCGAATCAGAACTCGCACAACTTGAAGCTGCGCTGAAAATTGCAATTGACCCAGCAAGTATTCCTCAAAACGGAGACAAGGTACTCTCATGGCCAGTTGCCTCTGTTCGCATTACACAGCAGTTCGGAGACACTGAATTTTCTCGAAGTAACCCATTTGTATATAGTGGACGAGGTCACAACGGTATCGACTTAGCCGCAAGTATCGGTACACCAATTAAGTCAGCTGCTGCTGGTACTGTTATTGGAACAGGAGACACGGACACAGCGTGTCCTGGAGGATCGTATGGAAAATGGGTGATGATCGAACACTCAAGTGGTCTTTCAACCCTCTACGCTCACTTATCTATGATTAAAGTTGCCCCCGGACAAGCGGTTTCAAACGGCGGACTGATTGGATACTCTGGTAACACTGGATACTCAACCGGTCCACACCTACACTTCACCGTATACGCTTCACAAGGTGTAAAGATCCAGTCACGTCCATCAACTGCCTGCGGAGGAAAGGTGTATACAATGCCGATTGCTGACCTTAAGGCATACCTCAACCCACTTCTGTATATCAATCAATAA
- a CDS encoding prepilin-type N-terminal cleavage/methylation domain-containing protein — MKVRCNKHAFTLSELLVVIGIIGILFALVVPALGIARRHAQRTKCLSNLRQIAQATMVYVTNHRRLPVGSMMINWPTNDPPTTAQFDALPLPFFESLLQQTTTLDLKKIQPWSEVTKNVHTAKILLCPNDELESKSVDEQVSQFVYAYTSSRPTLFDSHRKNVVSYEVNYGLVNTTSRTELQDKWYNGNPSKVKRPTSMVLCGEGMGIGEFKHTWVPDVQFPEKSLTFADVYKGNGVMQYSELRTINPFDMKRHGGKSNFVFLDGHAETVTINEKDLSQYDLLQER, encoded by the coding sequence ATGAAGGTGCGGTGTAATAAACACGCGTTTACACTTTCTGAACTACTTGTTGTTATCGGAATCATCGGAATTCTTTTTGCGCTCGTCGTACCTGCACTTGGCATCGCACGACGACACGCACAAAGAACCAAATGTTTGAGTAATTTAAGGCAGATTGCTCAGGCCACGATGGTGTACGTAACAAATCATCGTAGACTTCCAGTTGGTTCGATGATGATCAATTGGCCAACAAATGATCCGCCGACCACTGCACAGTTCGACGCCTTACCACTACCATTCTTCGAGAGTCTGCTCCAACAAACAACCACCTTGGATTTGAAAAAAATCCAACCCTGGTCCGAGGTGACGAAGAATGTCCACACTGCAAAGATCCTGCTCTGTCCGAACGACGAGCTGGAATCTAAGTCAGTAGATGAACAGGTGAGTCAGTTTGTGTATGCATACACATCTTCCAGGCCTACACTCTTTGACTCACACAGGAAAAACGTAGTGAGTTACGAAGTTAATTATGGTCTGGTGAACACCACATCCAGAACTGAACTCCAGGATAAGTGGTACAACGGTAACCCATCCAAAGTTAAGCGCCCTACATCCATGGTTCTCTGTGGAGAAGGAATGGGGATTGGTGAGTTTAAACACACCTGGGTTCCTGATGTGCAATTTCCCGAAAAGAGTTTGACGTTTGCTGATGTATACAAAGGTAACGGAGTCATGCAGTATTCAGAACTCCGGACAATAAATCCCTTTGATATGAAACGACATGGAGGCAAGAGTAATTTTGTCTTCCTGGACGGTCACGCTGAAACAGTGACTATTAACGAGAAGGATCTCTCACAGTATGATCTGCTTCAGGAAAGATGA
- a CDS encoding NUDIX domain-containing protein, translated as MHHIQLINFEHIKESEASTYTFREAVRAIVFDANKKIALLHAKKDNYFKLPGGGIEKDEEKIEALKRECREELGCEIDIFCDLGIVTENRSKNKMKHISYCYMAHVIGEKGTPHMTESEIREGFHVIWIPITEAILKLESVTNTTYPGSYMVARDLAFLKIGSHIS; from the coding sequence ATGCACCACATACAACTTATTAACTTCGAACATATCAAAGAGAGCGAAGCGTCAACATACACCTTTCGTGAAGCTGTCCGGGCAATAGTATTTGATGCAAATAAAAAGATAGCGTTACTTCATGCAAAAAAAGATAATTATTTCAAACTACCAGGTGGTGGCATAGAAAAAGATGAGGAAAAAATTGAAGCTTTAAAACGTGAATGCAGGGAAGAGCTGGGATGTGAAATTGATATATTTTGTGATCTTGGAATTGTTACCGAAAACAGAAGTAAAAACAAAATGAAGCATATCTCATACTGTTACATGGCACATGTTATAGGAGAAAAAGGAACACCACATATGACCGAGAGTGAAATTCGAGAAGGATTCCATGTTATCTGGATTCCAATTACAGAAGCTATCTTAAAGTTAGAATCTGTTACAAACACCACATATCCTGGGTCATACATGGTCGCACGAGACCTCGCGTTTCTAAAAATAGGTTCTCATATTTCTTAA
- a CDS encoding S41 family peptidase: protein MTEKYSRWISGLISAVLVITAVSGGYMYGRREAQAVQIPSNILGASVPAGVDEGADFAVFWKVWNLLDEKYGGTKGQDVTDQDKIYAAIQGLSAAYGDPYTTFFPPEETKSFQEEISGSFEGIGAEIALKDGYLTVVAPLKNSPSEKAGVKSGDRIISINGQTVSDMTLDGAIKNLKGKKGTTVTLSVLRGEDDQALELKVVRDVISIPTLDSERLPDGTFVIRLYNFTGTASSQFSRAMQQFYASGSKRLIVDLRGNPGGYLDAAVDAASWFVKEGDVIVTERFKSKKDNLYRSRGYATIPSDSRVVVLIDGGSASASEIFAGALQEYGIATLIGTRSFGKGSVQEYLNVTSNTSLKVTVAEWLTPKNNSISKEGLTPTIEVTPRPDDVRSGFGALSGTKDAQFERAIEFLNTGK from the coding sequence ATGACAGAAAAATATTCACGTTGGATTTCAGGGCTTATATCTGCTGTTTTGGTAATTACAGCGGTTTCGGGAGGGTATATGTACGGCCGACGTGAGGCGCAGGCAGTACAGATTCCAAGTAATATTCTTGGAGCATCTGTACCAGCTGGGGTTGACGAAGGTGCGGATTTCGCAGTCTTTTGGAAGGTGTGGAACTTGCTTGATGAAAAGTATGGAGGAACAAAAGGGCAAGATGTAACTGATCAAGATAAGATCTACGCAGCAATCCAGGGACTTTCAGCTGCGTACGGTGATCCGTATACAACATTCTTCCCACCAGAAGAGACAAAGTCTTTCCAGGAAGAAATTTCAGGATCGTTTGAAGGAATTGGTGCTGAAATTGCGCTTAAGGATGGATACCTAACAGTTGTGGCTCCACTTAAAAATAGTCCATCAGAAAAAGCGGGGGTCAAGTCAGGAGACAGAATCATTTCAATCAATGGTCAGACTGTATCTGACATGACACTTGATGGTGCCATTAAGAACCTTAAGGGAAAGAAAGGAACAACGGTGACACTCTCAGTATTGCGAGGTGAAGATGATCAAGCTTTGGAGCTTAAAGTTGTTCGTGATGTGATCAGTATCCCTACACTTGATTCTGAGCGTCTACCAGACGGAACATTCGTAATTAGACTCTATAACTTCACAGGAACTGCAAGTAGCCAATTCTCTCGTGCAATGCAGCAGTTCTATGCCTCAGGAAGTAAGCGCTTGATTGTAGACCTTCGTGGAAATCCAGGAGGATACCTCGATGCAGCAGTTGACGCTGCGAGCTGGTTTGTCAAAGAAGGGGATGTAATTGTGACCGAACGCTTTAAGAGCAAAAAGGATAACCTCTATAGAAGTCGTGGATACGCTACGATCCCTAGTGACTCACGTGTAGTTGTACTCATTGACGGAGGATCAGCATCTGCATCAGAAATCTTTGCGGGCGCACTCCAGGAATATGGTATTGCAACCCTTATCGGTACCCGTAGCTTCGGAAAAGGCTCTGTACAAGAGTATTTGAACGTAACCTCAAACACATCACTTAAAGTGACTGTGGCAGAATGGTTAACACCAAAAAATAACTCGATCTCAAAGGAAGGATTAACACCGACAATTGAAGTTACTCCTCGACCAGACGATGTTCGATCAGGGTTTGGAGCACTCTCTGGAACAAAGGACGCTCAATTTGAGCGAGCAATTGAATTCTTGAATACTGGAAAGTAG
- the rpmA gene encoding 50S ribosomal protein L27 — MASKKAGGTAKNLRDSKPKFLGIKINHGQTAKTGMIIVRQRGTKYMAGRNIGIGKDHTLFALKDGVVNYADRRKENFDGSRSVRKEVSVA, encoded by the coding sequence ATGGCATCCAAAAAGGCTGGCGGAACAGCCAAAAACCTCCGCGACTCTAAACCGAAGTTCCTCGGTATCAAGATCAACCACGGTCAAACAGCAAAGACCGGTATGATTATCGTGCGTCAGCGCGGTACTAAGTACATGGCTGGCCGAAACATCGGTATTGGAAAAGACCACACGCTCTTTGCTCTCAAAGACGGCGTAGTTAACTATGCTGATCGACGCAAAGAGAACTTTGATGGTTCACGAAGCGTTCGAAAAGAAGTGAGCGTAGCCTAA